In one Fundulus heteroclitus isolate FHET01 chromosome 3, MU-UCD_Fhet_4.1, whole genome shotgun sequence genomic region, the following are encoded:
- the scn1ba gene encoding sodium channel, voltage-gated, type I, beta a isoform X2: MRSEVPAEAAVIWSFKASDEETFSPLYTYENKQGDIQDMRFYERLDWNGSKNTLDLQDGSIYILNVTFNDTGTYKCIFERTLKYKNHEFNNKTTKLIQLNVVSKLTRGMASILSEVMMYVSIIGLQFWLVVEMIYCYRKISVAGEEALRESEAEYLAIASESKDNCASVQEAE; this comes from the exons ATGAGAAGCGAAGTGCCCGCCGAGGCCGCCGTCATCTGGTCCTTCAAGGCATCCGATGAGGAGACGTTCTCTCCG CTGTACACGTACGAGAACAAACAGGGCGACATCCAGGACATGCGCTTCTACGAGCGTCTGGACTGGAACGGCAGCAAGAACACCCTGGACCTGCAGGACGGCTCCATCTACATCCTCAACGTCACCTTCAACGACACGGGGACCTACAAGTGCATCTTTGAGCGCACGCTCAAGTACAAAAACCACGAGTTTAATAACAAAACCACCAAGTTGATCCAGCTCAACGTGGTGTCCAAAC TGACCAGAGGAATGGCCTCCATCCTGTCTGAGGTGATGATGTACGTCTCCATCATCGGGCTCCAGTTCTGGCTGGTCGTCGAGATGATTTACTGCTACAGGAAGATCTCTGTGGCGGGAGAGGAGGCCCTGAGGGAAAGCGA GGCCGAGTACTTAGCCATAGCTTCGGAAAGTAAAGATAACTGTGCAAGCGTCCAGGAGGCAGAATAA
- the scn1ba gene encoding sodium channel, voltage-gated, type I, beta a isoform X1, whose amino-acid sequence MLLLPLTLLALQAALCRAACVEVDSDTEAVAGDGFKLGCISCKMRSEVPAEAAVIWSFKASDEETFSPLYTYENKQGDIQDMRFYERLDWNGSKNTLDLQDGSIYILNVTFNDTGTYKCIFERTLKYKNHEFNNKTTKLIQLNVVSKLTRGMASILSEVMMYVSIIGLQFWLVVEMIYCYRKISVAGEEALRESEAEYLAIASESKDNCASVQEAE is encoded by the exons atgctgctgctgcctctgacCCTCCTGGCTCTTCAAG CCGCTCTGTGCCGCGCCGCCTGCGTGGAGGTGGACTCCGACACCGAGGCCGTGGCCGGCGACGGCTTCAAACTGGGCTGCATCTCCTGCAAGATGAGAAGCGAAGTGCCCGCCGAGGCCGCCGTCATCTGGTCCTTCAAGGCATCCGATGAGGAGACGTTCTCTCCG CTGTACACGTACGAGAACAAACAGGGCGACATCCAGGACATGCGCTTCTACGAGCGTCTGGACTGGAACGGCAGCAAGAACACCCTGGACCTGCAGGACGGCTCCATCTACATCCTCAACGTCACCTTCAACGACACGGGGACCTACAAGTGCATCTTTGAGCGCACGCTCAAGTACAAAAACCACGAGTTTAATAACAAAACCACCAAGTTGATCCAGCTCAACGTGGTGTCCAAAC TGACCAGAGGAATGGCCTCCATCCTGTCTGAGGTGATGATGTACGTCTCCATCATCGGGCTCCAGTTCTGGCTGGTCGTCGAGATGATTTACTGCTACAGGAAGATCTCTGTGGCGGGAGAGGAGGCCCTGAGGGAAAGCGA GGCCGAGTACTTAGCCATAGCTTCGGAAAGTAAAGATAACTGTGCAAGCGTCCAGGAGGCAGAATAA